Genomic DNA from Gossypium hirsutum isolate 1008001.06 chromosome A01, Gossypium_hirsutum_v2.1, whole genome shotgun sequence:
CATCTCACTTCTCTTCATCTTCAAGCCCCACTTCCACACAACATGGCCTTATTAACACCTCAATGAGCATTACAGCCCAAGGAAGTGATCAAGGAGAAGAGAACAGGCAAGTGGGAGAAAGGAGAGGAAGGGATAAAGGAGGTGAACAGCAGCTGCCTTTGGTAACGATTTTGGTGACTGCTTTTAGGAAGTCTGTGATTGGTTGTAGCATTTCTGGAAGTAAAGAGCTTTGTGCAATGGAAATTGGATTGCCCACCAATGTTAAGCATGTTGCTCATGTGACTTTTGATAGGTTCCATGGTTTTCTTGGTTTGCCGGTTGAGTTTGAACCTGAGGTCCCCAGGAAAGCCCCTAGTGCTAGGTAAAGATTCCTTTTTtaattcttcttcttttcttttggttcttgaaattttatcatCTGGGTTTGTTTCAATTTTGAGTCTTTCTGTCTTGATTaatttgtttttgattgtcaATAAAGAAAATTTTTCTGGGGTTTTGGTTATATATTGGCTAATGTGCTTATTTTCTTGATATttgtttcacattcatataattcaCTATGCTTTAACTTTTATACTGTCTTTGTTGAAGGTTGCTGATGCTAAGATTGGAATATTTCCGGTTTTTATTACCTAAATATGAagaaactattattgtaaatAAATGTAAACATCAATTCATTTTAGGAGCTTTCTATGATGATTTGATTTCTTTTAGAGTCCTTTCTAAACTTTGTTTATAAAGGATTTAAATGACTGTCAATTGCATTGAATATCAGCGACGGTGCGAATATCGTGTTGTGGCTGCTATTTAAATCCATGGTTGATACCTTGCTATGTGATCATAGATGTCAAAGTCTTTATCAACAGTGTGTGTGTGGCTGAATTCATTTCATTAACTAAGACACCATTGTTGTGCAGTGCGAATGTGTTCGGTGTTTCGACAGAGTCTATGCAGCTTTCGATCGATTGTAGAGGAAATAGTGTGCCAACAATCCTACTATTGATGCAAAGGCATTTATATGACAAAGGTGGCCTCCAGGTATGTGATCATATCTATCTTTACACTGCTATTGCTATGAAAATTGCTTGGATTATCCAATTCTTTTTGTTTAGGCCGAAGGGATTTTCCGAATTAATGCCGAGAACAGTCAGGAGGAGTATGTTAGAGAACAACTAAATAGAGGAGTAATACCAGATGGAATAGATGTGCATTGCTTGGCAGGTCTTATAAaggtattttctttctctttaaaaGCGGctgtatttatgtatatatgtatgtatgtatgtgtgtgtgtattGTATGCTGAGATGCTGTCAAGAATTTCTCATGTTGAACTGATATGTTGTATATGGTTGATGTGTTTATAAATGCGTGCATTGCTTGGCTGGTCTTATAAaggtattttctttctctttaaaaGCTGCtgtatgtttgtatgtatgtatccatgtatgtatgtatatatgtatgtgtatgtgtgtgtgtgtgtattgtATGCGGAGATGTCATCTAGAACTTGTCATGTTGGACTGTGATATATTGCCATATGGTTGATGTGTTTATAAATCTGCAGGCTTGGTTTAGGGAACTTCCTAGTGGTGTCTTGGACTCTCTTCCTCCAGAACTGGTAATAAAATCACAGTCCGAGGAAGAGTGTGCTCAGCTTGTAAGGCTTCTTCCTCCAACAGAAGCTGCTCTACTCGATTGGACAATAAATTTGATGGCCGATGTCGTAGAACTGGAACATCTAAACAAGATGAATGCACGTAATGTCGCCATGGTGTTCGCTCCAAACATGACACAAGTGAGTTAAAATCTTTCAGTAGTTTTAAATGTTGGATTTCATGTTCGATTATCGGATACTAATAATACTGCTGTTCATTGCAGTTGTCGGATCCTTTAACTGCATTGATGCACGCGGTCCAAGTGATGAATTTTCTCAAGACACTTATTATTAGGACTCTAAAAGCAAGACAAGATTCCATGGTAGACTGTACTTCCGATTTTCCGTTAGAGCCTTCTGATAAGAATGGACCGCAAAGCTCTTCACAACTATGCAACGATGTCAATAATGAGGTTAAAAACGAATGTGAAGGAGAGAAATCATTTGTTCCAACTACCGAAAGAAACTCTCAAAGCTTAGCTTCGATAGAGAACATTAGTGCTGGAAATCGATCTCTAGTTGATAACCATCCTTGCATTATGGTTTCCCGAGAAGGTAGTCTCCGGAGTTCATCTGAAAGCGTAAAGAAAGGGTTGAAGAAGGCAAATGAACGGTCCATGGTGGATCGTGAATCAGGACTCGAAGAGAAGAGCAAGGGAACACGGATTGTCAACCGCGTAAACTCAAGAGCTGAGCTTTGTGAAGCTTGGAGGTGAATGGCCTAAATGCTTGGTCATAGTCAGGAGGGGGGTCGGGAAATGCCGACCGATAAATGTCGGTAATGGTGTGTTTTGGTTTCATTTACATTTGGAATTATTGTGTATTTGAGTTTCATGTGTCTTAAAATGTGACTTTGGGTGGAAATTCTTTTAACCATTTTCATTAGAATCATTCTGACATTTGCTCTACTAATTTCTAACATGTTGTATTGTTTCATGGTACCTTTGTTTTTACAGTTTATAATCAATCAAAGATTCTTTGTGTTGCTGACCCCAAACATGATTTTTCATGTTCTTGTGACTGTCTGATTGCCAAAAGTTTGCATAGCTTTGGATAAACGGCGAGATTAAAATCAATGATAGACGGTGAAAATAATTGTTGTAAGAATGAAATTTAGTATTGTATCGGTGACATTAAAACAATGTTGGGAtgtgtgttttgattcaattgtaacGGTGACGGCGGGATGAAAGTAAAAAGTAATTATAAGAGcactaaattaaaataagtgtatatgtaataaaaaataaaacaatatttgtattaaataataaagtaattcaatttatattaatattaaacaaaagttaaaaatattaaagtgttTAAAAAATTAGAGACGttagtttaaaatatatttattaaaaattaaataataaaatataaattgatttttttaataataaaatatatttaatcagTCATGATAACcacaaaacaagaaaataaatgagatatattatttttacatgaaaatctTCTTTAAAACAATATGTAAAAATCACCGGACTTGAGAGTTtacttaaagttcactatatttAAAGTTCTTGCTACTAGATCACAATATAAAGTCACGACAAAAAGCATATAACTCCAACAAGACTAACAATTAAGTAAATCAAGCAAGCAAATGAGAAAAGTCGAAAAATCTCACATCAAATAAGGCTGAATAAGgctgaatttaaaattaaaattttgaaactacACCCGAATGAAAATTCCAaccattcataatcaaaatatttAAGTCTACTAGTCAATGCCCCAAAGTTAATTCAAGAAAACCCCATATGAACTTCACTTCAATTGAAGAGTTGATCAAAATTGCTCAAGGTAAACAAAAACTAATTTTTtgtcacatttttttttcttttgactcgtttttaaaaaaaaaaattcaataacagATAAAACAACACATTTCTGCAATTTAAATTGTTAAGCTACAACACCTCTTACAAAAGTGATCAACTAACTCTAAGTAGATTTTCTCGAGTCAATGTCTCCACCATATTTGAATTTCTATATCCAACACTTACTTACACGGGTAAAAAATTTAAGTAGATAGATTAAACTATAATACGTCATAGTTTTGGGCAAATAATAAGCTGGACTAAGAGCATATCCATAAACAGGGAAACTTACTCAGTCCAATTTCCAGCCCAACCTGTAGATTAACGTTAACGCTTTTCTTAAGAAGTAACGCAGAGTCAAACTCAGTTTTCGGTCTGTCCTTAGttaattttgctttttttttctcaatttcatgGATCCCTTGTATTATTTTCAAGCTTAGGAATTCGTTCTTGTTTCCATACGAAACTCAACTTGAAGATGAATATACGATGCTTTCAGAGAAATTTTTCTTCTGCTTTGCCGCCTCTGGTTCCCATTCAACTTCCTTCTCCAAGGTAACGATTTCTTTCTTTCTGTCTGTCTGTTATTCCCCAATTTGTTACTTTTAATTTAGAATTTATGTTATATTTGCACTCAATTAATATGGGTACCTCCCAAAtttgcctcttttttttttgtaattttccatGGGTTCTAGTTGGTGTTTCAAGCTCTAACATCTGTGCTAAAATTCTGAACTTTCTTTCAttgattcttattttattttaagggaAACCCATTTCTGGTATATATTGCCTGATGAAGTGAAAAGTGTGGCACTTCTAAATCGATATTCTGAACTCTTATCGCCATGTGAAAGAGAGAATGTTAATCGTATGAGTGGAGATCAGCTCAAGAAAAGAGCCTTGCTTGCTAGAGCCTTGGTTCGCACTACCATTGCCAGAT
This window encodes:
- the LOC107925685 gene encoding rho GTPase-activating protein 5 → MTEVLQSSSSHFSSSSSPTSTQHGLINTSMSITAQGSDQGEENRQVGERRGRDKGGEQQLPLVTILVTAFRKSVIGCSISGSKELCAMEIGLPTNVKHVAHVTFDRFHGFLGLPVEFEPEVPRKAPSASANVFGVSTESMQLSIDCRGNSVPTILLLMQRHLYDKGGLQAEGIFRINAENSQEEYVREQLNRGVIPDGIDVHCLAGLIKAWFRELPSGVLDSLPPELVIKSQSEEECAQLVRLLPPTEAALLDWTINLMADVVELEHLNKMNARNVAMVFAPNMTQLSDPLTALMHAVQVMNFLKTLIIRTLKARQDSMVDCTSDFPLEPSDKNGPQSSSQLCNDVNNEVKNECEGEKSFVPTTERNSQSLASIENISAGNRSLVDNHPCIMVSREGSLRSSSESVKKGLKKANERSMVDRESGLEEKSKGTRIVNRVNSRAELCEAWR